The Rhinolophus sinicus isolate RSC01 linkage group LG17, ASM3656204v1, whole genome shotgun sequence DNA segment AGAGGGGAGCCCGCTGATGGGGTTCGGTGAGGAGAGCGAACTGAGAGCCGCAGATTCCCAGTACGGCCTTCGCGCCGTCTTGAGCCGAGCTAAGGATgcgtctgtctctctgtctgtctgtctctcacacACTCACATCAGTTGACCTTGAATAAACACCTGTCTTGCATTCATGTTCACCAGGACGGGGATTTGAGGGAGCCAGCATCCCAATCTTGCATGCACAGGGGTGATAGGTGAAGTGACTCTGGGACTAAGTTGTTAGGAATGGAACCTGCAGAGTTCCAGCTTGTGCCGAAgcagcacctactgtgtgtcggCGACTCGGCATTGAGGAATCCCAGACAGCCTCCCCTGGTGTCTGCCTGTCTCTAAGGGGATGCGAGCGGAGCAGGCACTGTTCAGCCAGTTGTTTGGGGTCTGTCTTTAACTCCCTAGAGGTGCTCGGCAGTGGCAGCCCGATGTGGAGTGGGCAGAGCAGTTCGGGGGAGCGGTCATGTACCCCACCAAGGAAACAGCCCACTGGAAGCCTCCACCTTGGAATGGTGAGTGCCCAGAGCCCCTGTCCCAACCTGGTTTTTGTGTTCTTGAGTGCTCTATCTTAGGCAAGTTTTAGTTCCCACCCTTTCTGTGTTCATCATGCAAGTCAACAAACAATGGTAGTGATAATAGTATTTGTCAAGTAGAGAAAGTAtaaggaagaacattccaggagaAAAGCAAGCGTAGGACCCAGCCAACCCTCGGAGGTCCCTACCAAATTCCTGTCTTTAGCTTCAGCTTTTCCCATAGGTTCAGTATATTTCCATCTCCTTGCTAGACCAGGTGGTTTTCCCACTGGCACCCAAATGACTTCCTGAATACAAACATTTCTTACTCCATCAAAACCAGcttttccttttgactttttgGTTTTGGTCAGTGGCTTTGCCATTCTCTCAGAGTTGAGACTTTTTGGTCACCTTCGGCTCtgttctctctcctgccctccatGTCTGTGCAGCAAATCACAAAACCACGCGGCTCTTTCCTAATGTCTCACATCTAGTCACCTCTCTCCTTCTTGTTCAGACTTACTGTGTGTTAGACCTTGATTATTTCAGGAGTCTCTTCCCTGGCTTCCTGCCACTGATCTGCTCTCCCTGTAGCTGTCCTATACAGTGTCACCACCTTCGTCTTCCCCAAACTTCGTTTTACATGTCATTCATTCTCATGCTCAAAAACCTTCAAAGGTACTTCCAGTTACTTTTCAAAAACTTAATGGTAAAAGCAGCTGAGTGCTCACCACGCACCGAGTGGTCTGTATGCACTGTTTTACTCCATCCTTACTGCAGGCCTCGGGGAGTGACACCAGTATTATCTCAATTTTGAGGAAATTCTGGTGCAGGGAGAGTACAGCTGGATCAAGGATGCACAGGTGGGTTTGTACTTGGGTccgtctgactccagagtccatggTGAAGAATTTGCATCGAAACGCTCGCCTCTGGTCTCAGATCTTGGTTCTTCACTTAGCAGTGAATGAAGCGCCTACTTAATTGCGTTACTGTGAAGGTCAAATGAGATAGTGACATAAGCCACTTCCTGTAGTGATTGGCACATGGTGTGTCTCCCTTAGTGTTATTAGTGATGCTACTGTCCCCACCACCTGCCGTCACTAATCTGCCTCTTGGCAGGGAAGGTACTTCCTTCCTCGTTTCTAAGATTGACCCATGTGGATCCCATAGCCTGGGTGTCTCTTCTTCTCACTGCCTCTCAGAATCATTCCTGTATTTAAGAGCCAGCTCAGATGCTGCCTCCATGGAGTCTTCacactgttctttctttttttttttaacattttttgttgttgttgttctttccttcctttaaacATTGATGGTAAATTTGACCTGTGGTAGTAGTTTTCACATGTACTTATTTCCCAAGAGAAATTGGAAACTTCTTCAGGGTAAGAACTGTCATTAGTAGTGGTAAGAATTACAATACATGTACTGATTGGTCCATCAGATACCTTTGGAGGGCAGTGTATCCTAGTGGTTAAGAGTGTGGGCCCTGGAGCTGAAAGGCCGACTTCTGTGCTGGGTCTGCCGTGTACCAGCCCTGTGAGAAAGCGTTTAtcctctccagcctcagtttcaCCAATGAAATGGGCTTAATAATAGTACCTAGTACTTgtggttgttgtgagaattaatgaAAGTAAGCAAAGTTCGTAGAGTAGTCCCTGGCAGATGGTAAGGGCTATATAAGTGTTATCTGTTACTACTGTTCCTTTCCAAAAGGTATTCTGGGAGACATGGAGAAAGGGGATTCATGGTCCCTCTCATCACTTTAgatctcccttcccccttttcccatCCATGGTCTTCCTGGTCGCCGTGGAGATTAGGATACTTACGGTATAGCACGGTGAGATGGAAGAAGTGTAGGGACGGGTAACTCCTTGCTGTCTCGTGGGGGTTCCCAAGGGAATTACCCCTTGACTCTCAACTGTTTCCCACTTCTCAGATGTGGACCCTCCAAAGGACACACTGGTGTCGAACTTGACCCTGAACTTTgggccccagcacccagcagcccATGGTGTCCTGCGCCTGGTGATGGAGCTGAGTGGGGAGATGGTGCGCAAGTGTGACCCTCACATCGGGCTGCTGCACCGAGGCACCGAGAAGCTCATCGAGTACAAGACCTACCTACAGGTGTGGGCAAGCACGGCCTATGGCAGGACCTGGGGTACTTTAGCCTGGGACTTGGCCTCTTTACAGTCCCCAAAACCCCAGGGGAGGAGGGTTTTGAGGAGCGGCCCTTTGAGGTTATCAAGATGGTCTTGGCTGGGAGGATGGACGGATGTGGCAGGGGACACGTGACTTAAACCATCTGGATTTGCTTTATCCAGCGGCAGTGTCCTGCAGCCTGAGTACTCTCCCCGCTGTGCTGGCTGACTCCCAGCTTACACTCCCTTCCCCCTCACTCCGGTGCCTCAGTCTCCCTACTCAGACCAGTACGTCACAGCCACTGTCCCTGGGCTCAGGGCAAGAGGACAGAGACGTCAGCTCCCTAGGATTAGCAGCTGAttcttgtctcttccagctctcTACGTTTATTTTTGAAACGCTCAGTGAGTCAGAGTGACTGGGAGGGAGTTTGTGACACAGTTTGCCGGTTTTAGGAGAACTGTGACCCTAGTGGTGAGGGTCAGATTCGCAGGCATGGATCTGAGAGGAGTCTGGGCGTTTTTCCTTACTGTCACGAAGAAAGGTCTTGATAGCAGGATGACGGGGTGAGGATTTAGAACCACTGACCAGAAACGGAGTCCCCTGGAGAGTCCAGGCAGTGGTGTCTTCTGGTCCCACAGTCCACGGAGTTAACCGTGTAGCCTGGTCCCACGTCACAAGGACGTCAGGACAAGAACTAACTGTCTCAGGGAGGGGCCCCTCcactccctctccttcctggaaGCCAAGGCTGGCCGACAGCCGGGACTGGGCTTCTTGGTTCCAGGGGAGGACCCCGGGAACCGTTCCCACTAGAAACAGACCGCACCCTTCCTGGCACTCCGTCTCCCATGTTCATGCCAGCGCTACCGACACTGATGACCTTTCCCCTTCAGTGTCTCAGAAGGGCAATCGTCTTTGGCGTCTGGGGCCAGGGGGCTCTTGGCAGTGGTGTCACAGGACTGATtgttacattttcaggaattttgtgagccacTTTTTATTAGTGTACAATTTAATACGTTCTGTTAAAAACCAAGGCAGGAAGTACTGGAAAACTCATACTTGCTAATTTAACTGCGAATTACTGTGCTGGGCTCCCGAGGTGTTTCCCTtcctgtgtgtggggaggggacacTGCACAGCGCTACGCTGCCCTCTGGGCCGCTCCAGAGCCTTGTAGGAGACTGGTGAACACGGCGGCCTGGGTCCCCTGCCCCGCACCCTGCTGGTTATTGGGAGTTCCCTTCACCCTGCAAGGGCCCGGGGACTGGGAAGGCGTGTGAAGCAGCTCCAGGCCTGTGACATGGGCCCGGCTCCACGTCTTTTCAGGCCCTCCCGTACTTCGACCGGCTAGACTACGTGTCCATGATGTGCAACGAGCAGGCCTACTCGCTGGCTGTGGAGAAGCTGCTCAATATCCAGCCTCCGCCGCGGGCACAGTGGATCCGCGGTATGCCCGCCCCCGCGCGCCAGGCCCCGCTCCCCTCCTCGGGGTGGGTGCCGTGGATCCGCCCCACCCCCATTGTGGGTACAGCACAGCCCCCACTCCCCTCCTGGAGGCGTTGAACCCAAGCTTAGTCTGCAGACCCCGGGCTCTGTCCTGAACAGCTTGTCAGACTGGCCGCTTGGCTCCTCTGCTTGTCTTCATCTCTGCGCAGTGCTGTTCGGGGAGATCACTCGCCTTTTGAACCACATCATGGCTGTGACCACACACGCCCTGGACATTGGGGCCATGACCCCTTTCTTCTGGATGtttgaagaaagggagaaggtaTGAGAAGAGGGAGGAGATGCGGAAGTGGGGAAGGTGTGAAGAGACAGGAAACGGGAAGGGACATAGGGCCACCACTCGGGGGAGGTTTGTGTAACCTGGGGCAGGTTCTTAGGGAGCTGTCATGTGGGCTCGGTTGGGAACCAGAGGCACGAGCAAGGGGGTGGACGTAGCGGGTCACTGGTTCCCTGTGTGTCCTTTCAAGATGTTTGAGTTCTACGAGCGGGTTTCTGGCGCCCGGATGCATGCAGCCTATGTCCGGCCCGGGGGCGTGCACCAGGTGAGCGGTCCCGTCGGCGCCCGCACCCGCCGTGGCCACTGGGGGGCAGCGCTGGCCTGTGGGAAAGGCCGTGCTGTGTCGACCGTGTCTCTGGCTTCTAGGACCTACCCCTTGGGCTTATGGATGACATTTATGAGTTTTCCAAGAACTTCTCTCTTCGGATTGATGAGTTGGAAGAGGTAAGATAGGAGTCGGTGGGGAAAAACCCCTCCTTCTCCCCAGGCGGGGCTTACGGGCTTTTCGTCCCCAGTTGTAGAGAAACACAGAGGTGCTTGAAGGGGTCACGACGTTCACCCACGTGTTCTTGACCAACAGATGCTGACCAACAACAGGATCTGGCGCAACCGGACAGTGGACATTGGGGTTGTAACAGCAGAAGATGCGCTGAACTACGGTTTTAGGTGGGGGCCGCAGACTTGTCACCTGGCGGGCGGGGGATGCCAGCCCCATGTCTCGGCTTCAGCAACAGGGGCACCTTCTGTGCCCTGTTCTGAGTTTGTGTCCCCTGCTGGgattgtgggggaggggagcgtgTCCCCTCCTGGTGGCAGTGACCCTTGTTCCTGGCGTGCTCTCCTCAGCGGGGTGATGCTGCGCGGCTCCGGCATCCAGTGGGACCTGCGCAAGACACAGCCCTACGACGTCTACAGCCAGGTGGAGTTCGATGTCCCCATCGGCTCCCGAGGGGACTGCTATGACAGGTGAGGCCCAGATTCTTCTCGGCTCCGTGTCCCTCTCAGCTACTTTCTGCTTGGCTGCACTTCCCAGTCTCTGCTGTGTGTGCTACCAGAGGTGCTTTTCAAAGCCCTTTCACACACGTGACGCCTCACTTCCCTCTGCCTTGTCCAGTGTCTGAGCTAGAACCGGTCAGGGCTGTGTTTTATAGCTGGGGAAGCTGACGGGCCTGGCCGTGCCAGGTGCCGCTCGCTCCACTCAGCTTCACATTCTGCTCCTGTTCACTGACGCTGCATGAGCCTTGCCACAGTTTTGTGTTCGGGTTTCTGACCACACCTGTTCTGTGGCCCAAAATGTGGCTGAGGCTGCTTGAAGAGGGAAGTGCCATACGGCATGTCTGAGAAAACCTGAGAGGCTCTGGGGAAGGGCCCAGTGCTAGGATCAGAAGACGGGGGCTCTGTCTGGTGGCTGAGCTGAGCAGAGCTGCTGCGCTGGGGCGAAGGAAGGGGGAACTTCTGGCGCTTTCCGGGTCACCGAGAGCAGCCTGCCTTGCTCCCCCCGGCGCGCCCAGCCTGTCCCGTGCACGGCAGGTACCTGTGTCGGGTGGAGGAGATGCGCCAGTCCATCCGAATCATCTCGCAGTGTCTGAACAAGATGCCACCTGGAGAGGTCAAGGTGGATGATGCGAAAGTCTCCCCACCGAAGCGAGCGGAGATGAAGGTCAGCGCGGCACacgggggctggggaggggccgtGGTTTTGGATTCAGTCCCGCTTTGTAGTTTTCCGTTTTCAGAGAATTCTCGGCATGAGAGTCAAGTGCCGCAGCCCCCTCTTCCTTATCTGCTCTGCTCATTTCTTGTCTCCATGAGGGTGGAGACACTGCCTGTGCTGAGGAACGGCCTATGGGACACTTGGCGTCTGGCTCACTGAtgctcccctttccctccctccagacGTCAATGGAATCGCTGATTCATCACTTTAAGCTGTACACTGAGGGCTACCAGGTTCCCCCGGGGGCCACATACACCGCCATTGAGGCTCCCAAGGTGAGGAGAATGCCGGGGAGGGCAGTGGGCGACTGGAGATAGGCGTCCAAATAAATGCACGTCCATCAGGGAGAGAGGACGTGAGAGTGAATGGAGCTGCAGAGAAACATGCCTTCCTGCTAATGGAGGTGGTCCCCTCTTCCTTGGTCAGGGGGAGTTTGGGGTGTACCTGGTGTCTGATGGCAGCAGCCGCCCGTATCGATGCAAGATCAAGGCCCCTGGCTTCGCCCACCTGGTAAGAACCACTTGGTGACGCCAGCTCCATGGATGAGCAGAGGCGTGGCTGAGTGTGCTGGGGCGTCCGGGCCTTCCCTGCGGGCCCCCGACACTGTTGTTGTCTGACTCTCTCCAGGCTGGTCTGGACAAGATGTCCAAGGGACACATGTTGGCGGACGTCGTTGCCATCATAGGTACGAGGCCCACTGTGTCGTGTGTCGTGTGGatgccccagcccagggcttggACGGGTTGAGGACAGAACCTGAACTTCCTGTTCACAGACTGAGCACGGTAATGAGCTGTGGCTCCTGGGTGACACCACTTCTTCCCCTACCTAGGTACCCAGGACATTGTATTTGGAGAAGTGGATCGCTGAGCGGGTCCTGCCTGATCTGTCTCCTGTCTGTGAACTTCCTGTGCGGGGCCTGTGGTCGTTGGAgacaggctgtgtgtgtgtgtgtgtgtgtgtgtgtgtgtgtgtgtgtgcgcgtgcgtgagCACTGGGCTATCTGACTTTCTGTGCATGTGCTGGGAAGCAGAAACTGTAATAAAATAGCCGCCTTCCGGCCCCTGTGCCGAAACTCCTCAGCGTCTCACTGTTGTTTTCGTTTTGATGGGAAACTCATTTGTTAACCCTCCACTTCTCTGTCAGACACAGTTCTTAGCAGTTTTTCCtgctcatccccaccccctcctctgaCTCTTGTCCTTTCCACTTCTCCATTCcccatttcctcttttccccaaACCAGTTTGCCTAAATTTGCTGCTCACACAAATTGGTAAACTCAAATCAAGACGGGTACAGTTCCAGGTGGGTGGGAAAGGGCCGTGGTGGGACCTTATGGAAACTCGAGGGCAGTTATCACAGATGTGTCTGGGCAGGGCTGCAGCGATGGCGGGTCACACAGCCTCTCCCACGGTGGCCGTCCCCGCTGTCTGTAGCAGCAGGCCCTTGGTCACTGTAGGACTGAGGCGGAAGAGCCCAGCTCTCAGCTGCCTTAGTTGGCCCTTCCGGGATCCGCCTGGTCTGTGtgcaggaaggggaaggggcCGAAGCTGGGGGAAGGCGTGGCAGGAAGGGGGGTGCTCTGTGGTCAGGGAGCTGTTTGCTGAGCACAGCCACACAGTGCCCTCACAGCGTCCGAGCCCCGCTCGCGGTCCCCACATCCTGCCCAGGATGCGTCCAGCAGTGGTCTTTCTCGTGCTCCTTCTGGCTGAACAAGCAGGTGAGAGGGTCTGGTGAGGGTGGGAGTCAAGGGCACGTGTTTGGGGGCCGAGTCAGGCAGGTGGGCAGCGGGTAGCGGGGCACAGAGACCCTGAGGCTGGTCCTGCGTGGTCCCCATGAGGACACACGAATCGTAGCTCCCTCCTTTCATGTCCCCCTCTGTCTTTTTCGGGATTGGTATGCACTTAAGGCTTCAGTtggcaggggagggcagtgtgtgACATGAAAAGCTGGTTTGGGAAAAGCTGCATTTCCGGTGGGGTGCCTTTGCTCTCCACTGGGAGCTGGTGTCAAGCTGTTTGAGTAATATTTACGTAGTGCCTTTAGGGGCTGCGGCCTGTCCTTGTGCCTGGGAGTGAGGCACGGGCAGTCAGACGGACGCAATAGCCACTTCTGTGGGTCATCGCAGGCACTTGTCAGCAGCTGGTGGGGGGCGGGCGGCATGCAATTCCAGGGACCTGAGcactgggggaaactgaggcgaCGACGGGAAGACCTCAGCTGCCCTCGGGCTGCAGTCAGCGTTCACGAATTCTCACTTCTTGCTCTGGGGTATCTTGTGAGAATGTGTTTTGAAGATGGATGGTTGCAGCTGGGGTAAGGGAAGGAGGTGGTGGGAGAAGTTGGGGAAATTGAAAGAAGTCGACGAGAGGACTTGCACCAGCCCAGCTGTGAATGTGGAGGGAAGAAGTGAGTGAGTGTCCAGTCTGCCAGCAGGAGACGAGGGGCAGGGCCACCGAACTGGAAGGAAGGGGCACACATTGGAAAGCAGAAATACCTGGACTTGGCTGCGGGCTCTGCCACGTAGCTCTGCTTCCGAGTCCTGGTGTCGTCATCCACACGGAGGTGACGGCACTTCCCTCACAGGGTGGCCCTCAGGTCTACACAGCATCAGCTGTGACAGGGCTACTCGTGTTCCGGTCACCCATAGGGCCGGGTGGATGGGTGCTCAGGCCAAGTGTGATTTTTGTCGTTGCACAAACTTCCTCTCAGTGGCCCAGGGTGCGTAATAGGGTAGAGTCCTTGCGACAGGCGGAATGGGACAGCTGTCGTTCCCTGGAGCCCTGTGTGCTGCGCCAGCCGTGTCCCTAAGGCCTGGGAAAGCAGAGGCCTTGTGTTTTCTGCCTGAAGGGGCTGAAGGGAACAGGTCGAGCAGATGACCAATCATGGAGTAATTGCCTTCCCGCCCATCCCCAGCTCACATCCTTC contains these protein-coding regions:
- the NDUFS2 gene encoding NADH dehydrogenase [ubiquinone] iron-sulfur protein 2, mitochondrial, which codes for MAAALCRRARSPQEVRGRDFRPALLLPSAAGKMAALRALRGLRGVTAQVLRTGAGGRLPIQPNRGARQWQPDVEWAEQFGGAVMYPTKETAHWKPPPWNDVDPPKDTLVSNLTLNFGPQHPAAHGVLRLVMELSGEMVRKCDPHIGLLHRGTEKLIEYKTYLQALPYFDRLDYVSMMCNEQAYSLAVEKLLNIQPPPRAQWIRVLFGEITRLLNHIMAVTTHALDIGAMTPFFWMFEEREKMFEFYERVSGARMHAAYVRPGGVHQDLPLGLMDDIYEFSKNFSLRIDELEEMLTNNRIWRNRTVDIGVVTAEDALNYGFSGVMLRGSGIQWDLRKTQPYDVYSQVEFDVPIGSRGDCYDRYLCRVEEMRQSIRIISQCLNKMPPGEVKVDDAKVSPPKRAEMKTSMESLIHHFKLYTEGYQVPPGATYTAIEAPKGEFGVYLVSDGSSRPYRCKIKAPGFAHLAGLDKMSKGHMLADVVAIIGTQDIVFGEVDR